One window from the genome of Glycine soja cultivar W05 chromosome 12, ASM419377v2, whole genome shotgun sequence encodes:
- the LOC114380551 gene encoding aspartic proteinase-like protein 2 isoform X2: METVAAAFFFAAVVLSAVGGSPVTLTLERAFPSNDGVELSELRARDSLRHRRMLQSTNYVVDFPVKGTFDPSQVGLYYTKVKLGTPPREFYVQIDTGSDVLWVSCGSCNGCPQTSGLQIQLNYFDPRSSSTSSLISCSDRRCRSGVQTSDASCSSQNNQCTYTFQYGDGSGTSGYYVSDLMHFAGIFEGTLTTNSSASVVFGCSILQTGDLTKSERAVDGIFGFGQQGMSVISQLSLQGIAPRVFSHCLKGDNSGGGVLVLGEIVEPNIVYSPLVQSQPHYNLNLQSISVNGQIVPIAPAVFATSNNRGTIVDSGTTLAYLAEEAYNPFVNAITALVPQSVRSVLSRGNQCYLITTSSNVDIFPQVSLNFAGGASLVLRPQDYLMQQNYIGEGSVWCIGFQRIPGQSITILGDLVLKDKIFVYDLAGQRIGWANYDCSLPVNVSASAGRGRSEFVDAGELSGSSSLRAGLHMLINTLFLALFMHITLIL; this comes from the exons ATGGAAACGGTGGCCGCCGCTTTTTTCTTCGCCGCCGTGGTTCTGTCGGCGGTTGGCGGGTCGCCGGTGACTCTGACGCTGGAAAGAGCGTTCCCTTCGAATGATGGGGTGGAATTGAGTGAGCTCAGAGCGAGGGACAGCCTCAGACATCGTAGAATGTTGCAGTCTACTAACTACGTTGTAGATTTCCCTGTCAAAGGCACCTTCGATCCCTCACAAGTCGG GCTTTACTATACAAAGGTGAAATTGGGTACTCCTCCAAGGGAATTCTATGTGCAGATTGACACTGGCAGTGATGTTCTCTGGGTTAGTTGTGGGTCCTGCAACGGTTGTCCTCAGACAAGTGGGCTCCAA ATTCAGCTCAATTACTTTGATCCTCGGAGTTCATCAACATCTTCGTTGATCTCTTGTTCAGACCGAAGGTGCAGGAGTGGAGTACAGACCTCGGATGCAAGCTGTTCCAGTCAGAACAACCAGTGCACTTACACATTTCAGTATGGAGATGGTAGTGGGACATCAGGCTATTATGTCTCAGACTTGATGCATTTTGCTGGTATTTTTGAGGGAACCTTGACAACAAATTCTTCGGCATCTGTAGTTTTTGG TTGTAGCATCCTGCAGACTGGGGACTTAACAAAGTCTGAGAGAGCAGTTGATGGGATATTCGGATTTGGGCAACAGGGCATGTCTGTCATTTCCCAACTCTCGTTGCAGGGAATAGCACCAAGAGTGTTCTCCCATTGCCTGAAAGGAGATAATAGTGGTGGGGGCGTATTGGTTCTTGGTGAAATTGTGGAGCCAAACATAGTTTATAGTCCACTTGTTCAATCACA GCCACATTACAATTTAAATCTGCAGAGCATCTCTGTTAATGGCCAAATTGTGCCAATTGCCCCTGCAGTTTTTGCTACATCAAACAACAGAGGTACCATTGTTGATTCTGGAACAACTTTGGCATACCTTGCAGAAGAGGCTTACAATCCCTTTGTCAATGCG ATTACAGCTCTTGTTCCACAATCTGTACGCAGTGTTCTTTCCAGAGGAAATCAGTGTTACTTAATAACCACCTCCAG CAATGTTGACATTTTTCCACAAGTAAGTCTGAACTTCGCTGGTGGTGCATCTCTGGTTTTAAGACCACAGGATTACCTTATGCAGCAGAATTATATT GGCGAGGGATCAGTGTGGTGTATTGGCTTTCAGAGAATTCCGGGGCAAAGTATAACTATTCTAGGAG ACCTCGTATTAAAAGACAAAATTTTTGTCTACGATCTTGCTGGTCAACGCATTGGATGGGCTAACTATGATT GTTCATTGCCGGTTAATGTATCTGCATCAGCTGGTAGGGGCAGAAGTGAGTTTGTGGACGCGGGAGAGCTAAGTGGCAGCTCTTCTTTACGTGCTGGGCTTCACATGTTGATAAATACACTGTTCCTTGCTCTCTTCATGCACATAACTTTAATTTTGTAG
- the LOC114380551 gene encoding aspartic proteinase-like protein 2 isoform X1 translates to METVAAAFFFAAVVLSAVGGSPVTLTLERAFPSNDGVELSELRARDSLRHRRMLQSTNYVVDFPVKGTFDPSQVGLYYTKVKLGTPPREFYVQIDTGSDVLWVSCGSCNGCPQTSGLQIQLNYFDPRSSSTSSLISCSDRRCRSGVQTSDASCSSQNNQCTYTFQYGDGSGTSGYYVSDLMHFAGIFEGTLTTNSSASVVFGCSILQTGDLTKSERAVDGIFGFGQQGMSVISQLSLQGIAPRVFSHCLKGDNSGGGVLVLGEIVEPNIVYSPLVQSQYVHLLEPHYNLNLQSISVNGQIVPIAPAVFATSNNRGTIVDSGTTLAYLAEEAYNPFVNAITALVPQSVRSVLSRGNQCYLITTSSNVDIFPQVSLNFAGGASLVLRPQDYLMQQNYIGEGSVWCIGFQRIPGQSITILGDLVLKDKIFVYDLAGQRIGWANYDCSLPVNVSASAGRGRSEFVDAGELSGSSSLRAGLHMLINTLFLALFMHITLIL, encoded by the exons ATGGAAACGGTGGCCGCCGCTTTTTTCTTCGCCGCCGTGGTTCTGTCGGCGGTTGGCGGGTCGCCGGTGACTCTGACGCTGGAAAGAGCGTTCCCTTCGAATGATGGGGTGGAATTGAGTGAGCTCAGAGCGAGGGACAGCCTCAGACATCGTAGAATGTTGCAGTCTACTAACTACGTTGTAGATTTCCCTGTCAAAGGCACCTTCGATCCCTCACAAGTCGG GCTTTACTATACAAAGGTGAAATTGGGTACTCCTCCAAGGGAATTCTATGTGCAGATTGACACTGGCAGTGATGTTCTCTGGGTTAGTTGTGGGTCCTGCAACGGTTGTCCTCAGACAAGTGGGCTCCAA ATTCAGCTCAATTACTTTGATCCTCGGAGTTCATCAACATCTTCGTTGATCTCTTGTTCAGACCGAAGGTGCAGGAGTGGAGTACAGACCTCGGATGCAAGCTGTTCCAGTCAGAACAACCAGTGCACTTACACATTTCAGTATGGAGATGGTAGTGGGACATCAGGCTATTATGTCTCAGACTTGATGCATTTTGCTGGTATTTTTGAGGGAACCTTGACAACAAATTCTTCGGCATCTGTAGTTTTTGG TTGTAGCATCCTGCAGACTGGGGACTTAACAAAGTCTGAGAGAGCAGTTGATGGGATATTCGGATTTGGGCAACAGGGCATGTCTGTCATTTCCCAACTCTCGTTGCAGGGAATAGCACCAAGAGTGTTCTCCCATTGCCTGAAAGGAGATAATAGTGGTGGGGGCGTATTGGTTCTTGGTGAAATTGTGGAGCCAAACATAGTTTATAGTCCACTTGTTCAATCACAGTACGTTCATTTGTTAGA GCCACATTACAATTTAAATCTGCAGAGCATCTCTGTTAATGGCCAAATTGTGCCAATTGCCCCTGCAGTTTTTGCTACATCAAACAACAGAGGTACCATTGTTGATTCTGGAACAACTTTGGCATACCTTGCAGAAGAGGCTTACAATCCCTTTGTCAATGCG ATTACAGCTCTTGTTCCACAATCTGTACGCAGTGTTCTTTCCAGAGGAAATCAGTGTTACTTAATAACCACCTCCAG CAATGTTGACATTTTTCCACAAGTAAGTCTGAACTTCGCTGGTGGTGCATCTCTGGTTTTAAGACCACAGGATTACCTTATGCAGCAGAATTATATT GGCGAGGGATCAGTGTGGTGTATTGGCTTTCAGAGAATTCCGGGGCAAAGTATAACTATTCTAGGAG ACCTCGTATTAAAAGACAAAATTTTTGTCTACGATCTTGCTGGTCAACGCATTGGATGGGCTAACTATGATT GTTCATTGCCGGTTAATGTATCTGCATCAGCTGGTAGGGGCAGAAGTGAGTTTGTGGACGCGGGAGAGCTAAGTGGCAGCTCTTCTTTACGTGCTGGGCTTCACATGTTGATAAATACACTGTTCCTTGCTCTCTTCATGCACATAACTTTAATTTTGTAG
- the LOC114379454 gene encoding uncharacterized protein LOC114379454 isoform X3: MHCGCGESFNSSNRASKDLHLVGASMPVIGVHAWGKVAHFVTPFNYDNLEENHAALNGFFLLGVLLLLEVEGLDFLYGKVQNMVALLLQIVPNTYKLT, translated from the exons ATGCATTGTGGTTGTGGAGAAAGCTTTAACTCAAGCAACAGAGCTTCGAAGGATCTCCATTTGGTTGGTGCAAGCATGCCTGTTATAGGAGTCCATGCTTGGGGTAAG GTTGCTCATTTTGTTACACCTTTTAACTATGACAACTTGGAAGAAAATCATGCTGCTTTGAATGGTTTCTTCCTTCTG GGAGTTCTTTTGCTACTAGAAGTTGAAGGTTTAGATTTCTTATATGGAAAAGTCCAAAACATG GTGGCTTTGTTGCTTCAAATTGTTCCCAACACGTACAAGTTGACATGA
- the LOC114379454 gene encoding uncharacterized protein LOC114379454 isoform X1, with protein sequence MLFWLSTKSSLHLYQYEHAYQHLSSVLAGNILVSYCTMHCGCGESFNSSNRASKDLHLVGASMPVIGVHAWGKVAHFVTPFNYDNLEENHAALNGFFLLGVLLLLEVEGLDFLYGKVQNMVALLLQIVPNTYKLT encoded by the exons ATGCTATTTTGGTTATCAACAAAGTCCAGCTTACACCTTTATCAATATGAGCATGCTTATCAACACCTATCTAGTGTTCTG GCTGGCAATATTTTAGTCTCCTACTGTACAATGCATTGTGGTTGTGGAGAAAGCTTTAACTCAAGCAACAGAGCTTCGAAGGATCTCCATTTGGTTGGTGCAAGCATGCCTGTTATAGGAGTCCATGCTTGGGGTAAG GTTGCTCATTTTGTTACACCTTTTAACTATGACAACTTGGAAGAAAATCATGCTGCTTTGAATGGTTTCTTCCTTCTG GGAGTTCTTTTGCTACTAGAAGTTGAAGGTTTAGATTTCTTATATGGAAAAGTCCAAAACATG GTGGCTTTGTTGCTTCAAATTGTTCCCAACACGTACAAGTTGACATGA
- the LOC114379199 gene encoding protein argonaute 5-like, translating into MSPRGGSKQQPDSRRQAPPSAAAAVPSPPGRGRGRGRGESSVPAPSLVNAPSAPPPASTIGVPSGAAPFRAALPPPAVESLTSAVEKQLTMQPSAPSSSKAVRFKERPGFGLAGEKIKVRANHFQVQVAEQDLFHYDVSINPEITSKKVSRDVMTLLVQAHREKILGNRIPAYDGGKSLFTAGSLPFESKDFVIVLKDDDEPGSSSSSSPTRKKREREYRVTIRLASRTDIHHLSQFLRRRQLDCPYETIQALDVVLRATPSERFVVVGRSFFSPSLGKPGSLGSGTEYWRGYYQSLRPTQMGLSLNINVSARAFYEPIPVIDFIESHFRANPSRPLPDQDRIKLKRVLRGVKVEVTHGKNLRRYKITGVTKEQLRKLMFTLDDNRTKSSVVQYFHEKYNIVLKHTLLPALQAGSDIKPIFLPMELCQIVAGQRYTKRLNEEQVTNLLRASCQRPRDRENSIRQVVRQSNFSTDKFVSHFGIQVREDPALLDARVLPAPMLKYHDTGRESSVEPKMGQWNMIDKKMFNAGVVEHWTCLNFSGKINREFPSAFCHKLARMCSNKGMRFNSKPLLPITSAQSSQIESALVNLHKQSITRLANQGRLQLLIIILPDFEGSYEKIKRICETELGIVSQCCQPRHVCQMKPQYLENVALKINVKVGGSNTVLNDAIARIIPRVSDRPTLILGADVTHPQPGEDSSPSIAAVVASMDWPYVTRYRGVVSAQTHREEIIQDLYNTCEDPVKGKVHSGIIRELLRAFRLSTNQKPERIIFYRDGVSEGQFSQVLLYEMDAIRRACASLQEGYLPRVTFVVVQKRHHTRLFPVDHGSHDQTNKSGNIMPGTVVDTHICHPREFDFYLNSHAGMQGTSRPTHYHVLFDENNFTADGLQMFTNNLCYTYARCTRSVSIVPPVYYAHLAAFRARCYIEVATSDSGSASGGRAANCEVRLPSVKENVKDVMFFC; encoded by the exons aTGTCTCCTCGCGGTGGCTCCAAGCAGCAACCAGATTCACGCCGTCAAGCGCCACCGTCCGCGGCGGCGGCGGTGCCTTCTCCTCCCGGAAGAGGACGCGGCCGTGGACGCGGAGAATCCTCCGTTCCCGCGCCTTCTCTGGTGAATGCACCATCTGCTCCTCCTCCGGCTTCCACCATCGGCGTTCCGTCCGGCGCCGCGCCTTTTCGTGCTGCGTTGCCACCTCCGGCGGTGGAATCTCTCACTTCCGCGGTCGAAAAGCAACTTACAATGCAACCTTCGGCGCCGTCGTCGTCGAAGGCGGTGAGGTTCAAGGAACGGCCAGGGTTCGGTCTTGCTGGGGAGAAAATCAAAGTTCGAGCGAATCATTTTCAAGTCCAAGTCGCCGAACAAGATCTATTTCATTATGAC GTCTCTATCAATCCGGAGATTACTTCGAAGAAGGTTTCTAGAGATGTTATGACTTTGCTTGTGCAAGCGCATCGTGAAAAGATTCTCGGAAATCGCATACCAGCCTACGATGGGGGAAAGAGTCTTTTCACCGCTGGATCCTTGCCCTTCGAATCTAAGGATTTTGTGATCGTGCTAAAAGACGACGATGAACCAGGCTCGTCGTCTTCTTCCTCTCCTACTAG GAAAAAACGTGAACGCGAGTATAGAGTCACCATCAGGCTTGCTTCCAGAACTGACATTCACCACCTCAGTCAGTTTCTCAGGCGCCGTCAGTTGGATTGTCCTTATGAGACTATCCAGGCTCTTGATGTTGTTCTGCGTGCTACACCGTCTGAAAG GTTCGTTGTTGTGGGAAGATCGTTCTTCTCACCTTCTTTGGGGAAACCTGGATCGCTTGGTAGCGGAACGGAGTACTGGAGGGGCTATTACCAGAGCCTTCGCCCAACTCAGATGGGCCTGTCTCTTAACATTA ATGTGTCGGCGAGGGCTTTTTATGAGCCTATTCCTGTGATTGATTTCATTGAAAGTCATTTTAGGGCCAATCCTTCCAGGCCTTTGCCTGATCAGGATCGAATCAAG CTTAAGAGAGTACTGAGAGGAGTGAAGGTAGAAGTGACTCATGGAAAGAATCTTAGACGTTACAAGATCACTGGAGTCACAAAAGAACAACTCAGAAAGTTAAT GTTTACTCTTGATGACAATAGAACAAAAAGCTCAGTTGTTCAATATTTTCATGAGAAATACAATATTGTGTTGAAGCATACGCTTCTTCCTGCTCTTCAAGCTGGTAGTGACATTAAACCAATTTTTCTGCCTATGGAG CTTTGTCAAATTGTGGCTGGACAAAGATATACAAAGAGATTGAATGAGGAGCAAGTAACTAATCTTTTAAGGGCATCTTGTCAGCGTCCTCGTGATAGAGAAAACTCTATCAGACAG GTGGTGAGGCAAAGTAATTTCAGCACAGACAAATTTGTGAGTCACTTTGGAATTCAAGTGAGGGAGGATCCAGCATTGCTTGATGCTCGAGTTCTTCCTGCACCAATG CTAAAATATCATGACACAGGTAGAGAATCAAGTGTTGAACCCAAAATGGGCCAATGGAATATGATTGATAAG AAAATGTTTAATGCTGGTGTTGTGGAACATTGGACTTGCCTCAACTTTTCTGGAAAAATAAACAGAGAGTTTCCAAGTGCATTTTGTCATAAGTTGGCCAGAATGTGTAGTAACAAGGGCATG CGTTTTAATTCAAAGCCTTTACTGCCCATAACATCTGCTCAAAGTAGTCAAATAGAGAGTGCTCTTGTAAATTTGCATAAGCAGTCTATTACAAGACTAGCAAACCAAGGAAGACTCCAATTGTTGATCATAATTTTGCCAGATTTCGAGGGGTCCTATG AAAAAATAAAGCGTATTTGTGAAACTGAGCTAGGAATAGTGTCTCAGTGTTGTCAGCCGAGGCATGTTTGCCAGATGAAGCCACAATATCTTGAAAATGTGGCCCTCAAGATAAATGTGAAG GTTGGTGGCAGTAACACAGTATTGAATGATGCAATTGCTAGAATAATTCCTCGTGTGTCTGACAGACCTACATTAATCTTGGGTGCGGATGTAACACATCCACAGCCAGGGGAAGATTCTAGTCCTTCTATTGCTGCA GTAGTTGCATCTATGGATTGGCCTTATGTAACAAGGTACAGAGGAGTTGTTTCTGCTCAGACTCACCGTGAAGAAATCATCCAAGATCTTTATAATACATGTGAAGATCCTGTGAAGGGGAAGGTGCATTCGGGAATTATCAG GGAGTTACTTCGCGCTTTCCGTTTGTCTACTAATCAGAAGCCAGAGAGGATTATATTCTACag GGATGGAGTAAGTGAGGGCCAATTCAGCCAGGTTTTGCTGTACGAGATGGATGCAATACGGCGG GCTTGTGCTTCACTACAAGAAGGCTATTTACCCCGTGTTACTTTTGTGGTGGTCCAAAAACGACACCACACAAGGTTATTTCCTGTAGATCATGGAAGTCATGATCAGACAAATAAAAGTGGAAATATAATGCCAG GGACTGTCGTAGACACACACATATGCCACCCTCGGGAGTTTGATTTTTACCTCAACAGTCATGCTGGAATGCAA ggaaCTAGTCGACCAACACATTATCATGTGCTGTTCGATGAAAACAACTTCACTGCTGACGGGTTGCAAATGTTTACTAATAATTTGTGTTATAC gtATGCAAGGTGTACTCGATCAGTCTCAATAG TTCCACCTGTGTATTATGCACATTTGGCTGCCTTCAGGGCTCGCTGTTACATTGAAGTTGCAACATCAGATTCTGGTTCTGCAAGTGGAGGCCGGGCTGCTAACTGTGAGGTTAGATTGCCTTCGGTTAAGGAAAATGTGAAAGATGTGATGTTTTTCTGTTAA
- the LOC114379454 gene encoding uncharacterized protein LOC114379454 isoform X2: protein MLFWLSTKSSLHLYQYEHAYQHLSSVLAGNILVSYCTMHCGCGESFNSSNRASKDLHLVGASMPVIGVHAWGKGVLLLLEVEGLDFLYGKVQNMVALLLQIVPNTYKLT from the exons ATGCTATTTTGGTTATCAACAAAGTCCAGCTTACACCTTTATCAATATGAGCATGCTTATCAACACCTATCTAGTGTTCTG GCTGGCAATATTTTAGTCTCCTACTGTACAATGCATTGTGGTTGTGGAGAAAGCTTTAACTCAAGCAACAGAGCTTCGAAGGATCTCCATTTGGTTGGTGCAAGCATGCCTGTTATAGGAGTCCATGCTTGGGGTAAG GGAGTTCTTTTGCTACTAGAAGTTGAAGGTTTAGATTTCTTATATGGAAAAGTCCAAAACATG GTGGCTTTGTTGCTTCAAATTGTTCCCAACACGTACAAGTTGACATGA